The following is a genomic window from Quadrisphaera sp. RL12-1S.
CGGCGGGCGGCGCGACCGTGCACAAGGAGATCGAGGTGTGGCCGTACAACGGCCACGAGGGCGGCGGGTCCGTCGACGAGGTGTCCGCGGTGGAGTTCTTCCGCCGCCACCTCGGCTGAGGAGGCCGGTCCCGGTGGTGTCGACGACGACGAGGGGGAGTGCCGTGCCGGTGTCGGGCAGGACGGCGGTGGTGACGGGCGCGGGCTCGGAGCGCGGGATCGGGCGGGCCGTGGCGCACCGGCTCGCCCGCGACGGGTGGAGCCTGCTGCTCGTCGACGTCGACGACGACGGCGTGCAGCGCCGTGCCCGCGAGGTGGGGGCCGAGCTGGCCGACGGGGCGTCGGTGGTGGGCCTGGCGTGCGACGTCACCTCGCCCGACGCCGTCGCGGCGGCGTTCCGCGAGGCCTTCGAGGGGGAGTCCCCGCGGCTGCCGCCGGTGGTGGGTCTGGTGAACCTCGCCGGCATCCCCAGTCCCACGCCCCTGCTGGACGTGACGCTCGCGGAGTGGGACCGGGTGATGGCGGTCAACGCCACCGGCTCGCTGCTGCTCGTGCAGGAGGCCGGGCGGCGCATGGTGGCCGCCGGGCACGGGCGGATCGTGCTGACGTCGTCGGTGACCGCGCTCGACGGTGGCGGGACGTTCTCCAAGTCCGCGTACGCGGCGGCGAAGGCCGCGGTGCTGGGCCTGGCGCGCGGCGCCGCGCGCGAGCTGGGCCCGCACGGCGTCACCGTCAACGCACTCGTCCCGGGGCCGGTGGACACCGACATCATGGGTGGGGCGCTGGACGACGAGCGCAAGGCCCGGATGGCCGGGGGCATCCCGGTGGGCCGGGTGGGCCAGCCGGCCGACCTCGCCGAGGTGGCGGCGTTCCTGCTGTCCGACGGCGCCGGCTTCGTCAACGGCACGACGTTCAGCGTGGACGGCGGCATGCACATGCACTGAGCCGCTGACTGAGCCGCCGACGAGGGGTGGCGCCGGTCAGCAGGTGTGGTCGCCGCCGTCCCAGTACTGGACGTCCACGGCGGTGATCTGCTGGCTGCCGGGGTCGACGGTGAGCACCCACGGGATGACGTCCTCTGCGCCGGCGCGGCCGTCCACGAGGTGCGTGGTGTGGACGCGGGCGCACACCTGCAGCGGACCGCCCAGCTGGCGGGTGGCCGACATCCCCGCGAGCTCCACCCGGGCGCCCGCGACCTCGCCCGTGCCCCCGGCCAGCGACGACCGCTCCTGCGCCGCCTCCCGGGCGTACGCCGCGACGTCCTCCACGGCCCCGCCGCTGAGGAAGGCCCTCGGGGCGAGCCCGGCGGCGAGCTGAGCGGGCGTCTGGCCGGGACCGGCGCTCGGGTCCTGCGTCTCGCGGGCGAGCAGCACCACGCGTCCGCCCAGGTCCTCGCGCTGCACGAGGCTCAGCGGCACCGGCACGGCGAGCGCGGTCTGAGAGGTGGCCACCCACCAGCCCCCGCCGGCCAGGGCGAGCAGCGCCACCGCCCCGGCGAGCGCGGCACCCCGACGGCGCCCCCGCTTCCTGACAGCGACCATGGACGACGACACCACGGCTCGCGCCGGACGGTCGTCATCCCGTGGGCTGACTGCCCGCCCGCTCGAGCGCCAGGCCGCGGCGCACCCAGGAGGCCCCCGCGAGGAGGGCGCCGCCGAGCGCGAGGACGGCAGCGGCCTCCAGCTGCCGCTGCGACCGCTCGGCCGCGCACGTGAAGACGGTGTCCGTGGACGTCCCGTCCTCGAACGCCATGACGGCGAACGCGGGCGGGCAGCCGAAGCGCGCCAGGGGCACGGGGCTCACGCCGATGAGGACGCCGCAGGCGAGCAGGACGGCCGCGGCCGCCTGCAGAGCACCGAGCACGTGCCTGGTCATGGGACTCCTCGTCGTCGAGCCGGTGGGGCCGGTGGGGTCGTAGAGCCGGTGGGTGGAGCGGCTGCGGTCAGCAGTCGTAGGGACCGTCGTCCCAGTCCTGCACCTGCAGGTCGGTGATCTGCCCGGTCGAGGGGTCCTCCGTGACCACCCACGGCACGACCTCGCCGCCGCTGCCGCCGGTGCGCCAGAGGACGTCCGAGCGGACGCGGGCGCAGACGTGCAGCACGCCGTCGAGCTCCCGCCGTGCGGAGAGCGCCTCGATGCTGACGGTGCTGCTCTGGGCCGCGGTGCCCGCGGGCGTGGTCGTGCCGGCGCGCAGGTGGTCGGTGGTGCGGGCCCACGCGGCGACGGCGGTGACGGCCCGTCCGCTGAGCCGCGCGGGACCGGCCAGGGCCGCCGCGGCCTGCTCGGGGGAGGAGCCGGGGACCACGACCTGCGGTGCCTGGTCCGGCGTCGTCGCTGCGGTCGAGGCCGCGCCCGGGGGCTGGACGAGGAAGGCGGTCTGCACGTCGCGGGCCACCAGCAGGATCCGCTCGGAGGTGTCAGCGCTCTGCGCGGCCGACAGCTGCGTCGGGAACGCCTTCTCCGAGCCCGGTGTGAGCCACCACCACACCGCACCGGCGGTGGCGCCCAGGACCAGGGTCCCGCGGCGCAGCCGACCACGAGCCCTGCGCGCGCCCGCCGGTGTCCGGTGATCACGACGAGTGATCAGACCACCGTCCGGCCGCCGCGTCGTCAGCCCACGGGCGGCCCCGGGGACAGCCGGGCGAGCAGCGTCGCGTCGACCACGACGTCGTGCGGGAGGCTCGCCAGCTCGGGCCCGCCCACCGCGACGCCGGATGCCACGGCGACGTCGGCGAGGTGGCTCCAGGAGGCCGCCACCGCCTGCTCCCACGTGCCGCCGTGCACCGGCCCGTCGGGGCCGACGACGGTGCGCGCGGTCTCCTCGACGTCCTCGCGCGTGGTGCTGGCCCAGATGCTGCTGCTCCGACCCGTGCTGCTGGTCCAGCCGCGGTCGTCCAGCAGGACGACCCGCGCGCCGTCAGCGAGCTCGAGCTCCAGCAGCGCCCTGGCGGAGAGCTGGTGCTCCGGCTGCGACGCCACCTCGGGGTCGGGGGTCACCGAGGTCACCAGCCGCCGGGGTGCTGGTCGCGAGGGGGCCACCGGGGCACGGTCTCGCAGCGCGCCCCGGCGG
Proteins encoded in this region:
- a CDS encoding SDR family NAD(P)-dependent oxidoreductase — its product is MPVSGRTAVVTGAGSERGIGRAVAHRLARDGWSLLLVDVDDDGVQRRAREVGAELADGASVVGLACDVTSPDAVAAAFREAFEGESPRLPPVVGLVNLAGIPSPTPLLDVTLAEWDRVMAVNATGSLLLVQEAGRRMVAAGHGRIVLTSSVTALDGGGTFSKSAYAAAKAAVLGLARGAARELGPHGVTVNALVPGPVDTDIMGGALDDERKARMAGGIPVGRVGQPADLAEVAAFLLSDGAGFVNGTTFSVDGGMHMH